One window of Drosophila busckii strain San Diego stock center, stock number 13000-0081.31 chromosome 3L, ASM1175060v1, whole genome shotgun sequence genomic DNA carries:
- the LOC108598366 gene encoding gustatory receptor for sugar taste 64c, producing MKQTVNENTLQHAIGPFLVLAQFMGVLPVSGIWPSTPVEQLRFRWISPAFLVCLVILLFALLDLGLSFNIVLEQGLKIYTIGSLSFSVICITCFTVFLSLSHRWPHLMRQTARCERLFLQPAYNCHLGRNFSRNLRRWGVLLLLAALAEHSTYVGSAIYSNYQQIHECNLDVDFWLNYFQRERPELFSVFHFNVVQALFIEWTTLAMTFVWNFVDIFLILVCRSLQLRFQQMHWRIRRHALQQMPNEFWEQLRYDLLELIDLLKLYDKELSGLLILACAHNMYFVCVQIYHSFKARGSFMDELYFWFCLFYVIMRLSSMMFAAASIPQVAKEISYSVFEVPTAFWCLELKRINEVMLSNNFALSGKGYFFLTRRLMFAMAATLLVYELVLINQMDGNELQKSICSRGIGSSKSIFY from the exons ATGAAGCAAACTGTTAACGAAAACACACTACAGCACGCCATAGGGCCtt TTTTGGTGCTGGCGCAATTTATGGGCGTGTTGCCTGTATCAGGCATTTGGCCGAGCACTCCGGTAGAGCAGTTGCGCTTCCGTTGGATATCCCCAGCTTTCCTTGTCTGCTTGGTCATCTTGCTGTTTGCCTTACTCGATCTGGGGCTATCGTTCAATATAGTCCTAGAGCAAggacttaaaatttatacaatag GCTCGCTTAGCTTTAGCGTCATCTGCATAACTTGCTTCACCGtatttctatctctctcacaCCGCTGGCCGCATCTGATGCGGCAAACTGCACGCTGTGAACGATTGTTCCTGCAACCAGCCTACAATTGCCACCTGGGCCGTAATTTTAGCCGCAACTTACGTCGCTGGGGCGTTCTGCTACTGCTCGCTGCGTTGGCGGAGCACTCTACCTATGTGGGCAGTGCCATCTACAGTAATTATCAGCAAATACACGAATGCAATCTGGATGTAGACTTTTGGTTAAACTATTTTCAACGCGAGCGTCCCGAGTTGTTCTCAGTATTCCACTTCAATGTGGTCCAGGCGCTCTTTATAGAATGGACCACTTTGGCCATGACTTTTGTCTGGAATTTTGTAgatatatttcttatattaGTTTGTCGCAGCTTGCAGCTGCGTTTTCAGCAAATGCACTGGCGCATCCGAAGACATGCGCTccagcaaatgccaaatgagtTTTGGGAACAGCTACGCTATGATCTATTAGAGCTTATAGATTTGCTAAAGCTCTACGACAAGGAGCTATCGGGCCTGTTAATATTGGCCTGTGCGCataatatgtattttgtttgtgtgcaaatCTATCACAGCTTCAA AGCACGCGGCAGCTTTATGGACGAACTTtacttttggttttgtttattttatgtcaTCATGCGTCTCTCCAGCATGATGTTTGCCGCTGCCTCCATACCACAAGTGGCCAAGGAAATAAGCTACTCGGTGTTTGAGGTGCCCACAGCTTTTTGGTGTTTGGAGCTTAAGCGCATAAATGAGGTTATGTTGAGCAATAACTTTGCCTTAAGTGGCAAGGGTTATTTCTTCCTAACCAGACGGCTTATGTTTGCG ATGGCTGCCACCTTGCTGGTCTATGAGCTGGTGCTAATCAATCAAATGGACGGCAACGAGCTGCAGAAAAGCATTTGTAGTCGCGGAATTGGCTCGTCCAAGAGCATTTTCTATTAG
- the LOC108598367 gene encoding gustatory receptor for sugar taste 64b — translation MPQGETFYRACSLVLFISQLYALLPVCNVRSADINQIKFKWLSVRVFYSALIMLLNFGEFIAVLYYISHTGINFHNSSTIALYIVCLLEHVFFWRLAYNWQSIMSHWYHVEQLFLSVPYRFCDEYRMKRRINIVVATVMLSALVEHFLLLSNSLHLSNLERTQCHINVSYLESVYKWERPHLHYILPYSIWFMPLLEWINETIAYPRAFTDCFIMCIGIGLAARFHQLHGRIAAVHHKLMPAVFWTEVREHYLALKRLVRVLDNAIAPLILLAFGNNMSFICFQLFNSFKNIGVDLIVMLAFWYSLIFAVLRTSLTIFVTSSMNDYELKIISLLRDVPAKAWTTEVQRFSEQLGNDITALSGSGFFFITRQLVLAMGTTIITYELMISDVINQATIRQRTVYC, via the exons ATGCCGCAGGGCGAAACATTCTATCGCGCTTGCTCGCTAG TGCTTTTTATATCACAGTTGTATGCGCTACTGCCTGTTTGCAATGTGCGCTCCGCAgatataaatcaaatcaaatttaaatggtTAAGTGTGCGTGTTTTTTACTCTGCGCTTATaatgttgcttaattttgGCGAATTTATTGCCGTCTTGTATTATATATCACACACGGGCATTAATTTTCACAACTCTAGCACTATAGCGCTTTATATAGTTTGTCTGCTCGAGCATGTCTTCTTCTGGAGATTGGCCTACAATTGGCAGAGTATAATGAGCCATTGGTATCATGTGGAGCAGCTGTTTCTAAGCGTGCCCTATCGATTCTGCGATGAGTATAGGATGAAAAGACGCATTAACATTGTGGTGGCCACAGTTATGTTGTCGGCCTTGG TGGAACACTTTTTACTGCTCTCCAACTCCCTTCACCTGAGCAACTTGGAGCGCACGCAGTGCCATATCAATGTGAGCTATCTAGAAAGTGTTTACAAATGGGAGCGACCACATCTGCATTATATACTTCCCTACAGTATTTGGTTTATGCCGCTGCTGGAG tgGATTAATGAAACCATTGCCTATCCACGCGCCTTTACCGACTGCTTCATTAtgtgcattggcattggcttgGCCGCTCGCTTTCATCAACTGCATGGACGCATTGCTGCAGTGCATCATAAGCTTATGCCTGCTGTATTTTGGACCGAGGTGCGTGAACATTATTTGGCCTTAAAGCGTTTGGTGCGTGTGCTAGATAATGCCATAGCACCGCTTatacttttggcttttggcaaCAATATGTCGTTCATTTGCTTTCAACTGTTTAATAGTTTCAA AAACATAGGCGTGGACCTCATAGTTATGCTAGCCTTTTGGTATTCGCTTATATTTGCTGTGCTGCGCACTTCTTTAACCATTTTTGTGACCTCTTCTATGAATGATTATGAGCTCAAGATTATAAGTTTATTGCGAGATGTGCCGGCCAAGGCTTGGACTACAGAA GTGCAGCGCTTTAGTGAACAGCTGGGAAATGATATAACTGCACTGTCAGGCAGcggtttcttttttattacgCGTCAACTTGTGCTCGCT ATGGGCACCACCATAATCACATATGAGCTGATGATATCTGATGTCATTAACCAGGCCACTATCAGGCAAAGAACTGTCTACTGCTAA
- the LOC108598021 gene encoding LOW QUALITY PROTEIN: gustatory receptor for sugar taste 61a (The sequence of the model RefSeq protein was modified relative to this genomic sequence to represent the inferred CDS: deleted 1 base in 1 codon), giving the protein MPESTHKRFLKRVPSILRKLRKKRRQQRALLLRKVRVAEDFKQLELLDTFHRAIRPYLCLAQIFGMMPLTNVWSKNPQAVHFQLRSFSMCFAVIFLMLGGIKTTRIGIKVFQGGLNAKNMVSLVFFSSGICICIGFILFARNWSRLIVPWSSIDIIMLYPPYAPTKRSLHRQLLMAGGMLGAVALVEHFLYYASSYYSYQMHVVQCDKNLTNTVFVSYMEHEFSDIFDFLPYNELVIFYAFFLNSTFTFIWNFMDTFIILISIGLAQRFQQFATRVLTLEHCFVPETLWFNLRQHHILLCELVELVDAHLSHIILFSCLNNIYFICNKILAIFTKLRYGINHAYFWYSLIFLLGRTCAVFLCASKIHDASLLPLQVVYAVPSNSWSEEVQRFTHQLHNQQVGLSGCRLYYLTRMSLFGMVATLVYYEFMLLQLDAKGHKQELPNLCD; this is encoded by the exons ATGCCAGAGTCAACGCATAAACGTTTTTTAAAACGTGTGCCCAGTATTTTGAGAAAATTGCGAAAGAAACGCAGACAACAAcgcgctttgctgctgcgtaAAGTGCGTGTGGCAGAGGATTttaagcagctggagctgctcgaTACATTTCATCGTGCTATACGTCCTT atttatgtTTGGCGCAAATCTTTGGCATGATGCCGCTAACAAATGTTTGGAGCAAGAATCCACAAGCAGTTCACTTTCAGCTGCGCTCCTTTAGCATGTGCTTTGCAGTTATATTTCTTATGCTGGGCGGCATTAAAACGACGCGCATTGGCATTAAAGTCTTTCAAGGCGGTcttaatgctaaaaatatgg TTAGCTTGGTTTTCTTTAGCAGCGGTATTTGTATCTGCATTGGTTTTATCCTCTTTGCTCGCAATTGGTCGCGTTTGATAGTGCCTTGGAGCAGCATAGATATTATCATGCTATATCCGCCATATGCACCTACCAAACGCAGTCTACATCGTCAGCTGCTTATGGCAGGTGGCATGCTGGGTGCAGTTGCTTTGG TGGAACATTTTCTATATTATGCTTCAAGTTATTATAGTTATCAAATGCACGTGGTCCAGTGTGATAAGAATCTAACAAACACAGTATTTGTCAGCTATATGGAGCATGAATTTTCGGATATATTTGATTTCCTGCCTTATAACGAACTCGTTATATTCTATGCATTT tttctcAACAGCACCTTTACTTTTATATGGAACTTTATGGacacatttattatattaatcaGCATTGGCTTGGCTCAGCGTTTTCAACAGTTTGCCACGCGTGTCCTGACTTTGGAACATTGC TTTGTGCCTGAAACCTTGTGGTTCAATTTGCGACAACATCATATACTTTTATGTGAACTGGTGGAGCTAGTCGATGCTCATTTATCACACATTATTTTGTTCTCTTGCTtgaacaacatttattttatttgcaacaaaatattagcAATATTCAC AAAACTTCGTTATGGCATCAATCATGCTTACTTTTGGTATAGCCTGATTTTTCTGCTCGGTCGCACTTGTGCGGTCTTTCTGTGCGCCTCCAAAATACATGACGCCTCTTTGCTGCCGCTCCAAGTAGTC TATGCGGTGCCCAGCAACAGTTGGTCGGAGGAGGTGCAACGTTTTACGCATCAGTTGCACAATCAGCAAGTAGGATTGTCCGGATGTcgtctttattatttaacacgCATGAGTCTCTTTGGA ATGGTGGCTACTTTGGTTTATTATGAGTTTATGCTGTTGCAACTGGATGCTAAAGGGCATAAGCAGGAATTGCCAAATTTGTGtgattaa
- the LOC108598356 gene encoding centrosomal protein cep290, translated as MDIPETVSVRKFREFSARQKHELYETLLELAETLEELPKKSLRKTLELTLAVLQYNGEQAQRLQDESEKLKRMIQKLEDDRDGVKLKNKELSEELKQQQLQLRLATQEAEGSDKDSSDPLSELDKQEQLLHNIDAKNKHIKRLLREIESLQNQNITQSKTIVLHEQELQQIKANLLQLSQDITKVEKERQLLQQREQQQSLEIARLEGNITFLEDERDKQEQEMREFLQKYESQALSWKLQLEQKDKELSRLSKQPEHKQSTVLSSSSSGRNLQDEEHTKLRHLLELREKRIEALEARLKTMADEMINSTKVMNRLRTQREHTQDPQKPSACCQLIEERLRVAQERAQQLADLLDSTEQDNVIKSKQALHALNALESYKRGEDGLVPALRRCSTLEQKLAERDKQLRCYVQELNAMHELGQENEVLRRRLNIPDDAVVLSKQVRAKQRNKEKQIERLTLKLRTSEELRLQLKLDKSELRRNLLELQGAQASLAHNQLETSLQQPSEVGEVPASAPIEDSPRRGQGDGAATSELQTKYEDLLAENETLRIGMYEILEKLREYDATSELINIDSELLRRLLEVLPNQQATPQRLHGELLELKAREQALRQLLQQNGSESETGELSSVHSMRDVSDLQEEVIAVDTATRPTTPTVEQPLPVIEETSRPGSAELLELQSLRKHYEELRVHMSADGNELIRYNQQLHEQVLSLERELKAERSSYAHMRQDYDVALTQLKQQELRFIEQTASWGREQAQQKAALAAQSTQLEQLQAAQVFTTEQTEELQQRNALLSQHLASALAQLLGELKLPDLSADYGIIDENYQLDYVPAAEFAQQRLELANWRSQQAELQRENKQLAQLLQVANQQISSQQQLLNELTDNHINLRHMVADLQSDGDDKLLLAKMQRDLDQAKSECLQLEQRRKQSQLQVDSLETQLHKAILEAEQHTQRHQQQCSNYETKLNFLQRALLQLKEKYAKFTPLIFLSNFAYSYQRNQQPSLEFGNRSELIAELLQSVQQQLNTLEPPAEQLVKLIKAETQSKLLEHYCEQLDGKQAALLKELHELRLQQATDATHWQTIEALFGEPKKQPKTVATQHVETNTEAIAAPVAAKRRSTQLVDKQCSPIGSPSKRSAKLQSSATQTEKISLQLLETGVQTNGMKHHQEVQTEQDAKLEQLKATLQAANLRIEQLQSTASQSSSESDSQHSGVVEKTILSFHSLLLEKDQSIQKYQDLLQSEREQSQQLISKQLSENESLKATVNNLNFNIKTKDSELLHLKRKLEQQTLAPAVVTGLPEITDEHIEELFECTSQEEPTPAHSLEDTGEQEKQDTEELKELPTLHKQIKELKDKLSFHEQNLLTREEEIELLKEKLKLCQEREEREKSMEQANQPEVEQLRVFLEEKDKHIRDLMDTLKNFHDDQQRYINDTSNYSADQIAKLAADLNRSEATTKIYHTQMEALRRQLTNLTQREKQARELSQSLRQQLLKRPVVSIKTELNARVKHEQQQKRIQQLELELDESRAQLQRQQTLLDAKRTRSANEVGLWEKQKRWQQQADKFKAKLDETELALEKTRTLLQAARTTIVRLEKDKQLLESKVGRGVGVASNSVSQGSLKCCRAPSCPNLQHVGGSKFTPSPSESPETYTGASSECSSPAHRQSQPSNYYEQGQTELLEALKARIELQQRKIMAMELEGRGSNALTTELEKLQERLQSLEAQNIRLEARNLQLQLDTDLLRQGDSSERLQKRIKHLEDYILALKEEMARNDSRRELCKCSGLKLNTQQGQSAEHTILSLRNLVEKLRTENKFLKDGRRSTDSRSSTDSAPPITELSRLQLSKQRSSGSKDDELKYIKDQLVKKTQLLQKAKVLLTRAAAKEKVLREQIAVWKRKCSELQNVPVIDEISE; from the exons ATGGATATACCAGAGACTGTATCTGTGCGCAAGTTTCGCGAGTTTAGTGCGCGACAAAAGCACGAATTGTACGAAACGCTGCTGGAGTTGGCCGAAACGCTAGAGGAGCTGCCCAAAAAGTCCTTGCGAAAGACGCTGGAATTAACACTAGCTGTGCTGCAGTACAATGGCGAGCAGGCGCAACGACTGCAGGATGAGAGTGAAAAGTTGAAGCGTATGATACAAAAGCTGGAAGATGACCGTGATGGggtaaaacttaaaaataaagag CTAAGCGAGgagttgaagcagcagcagctgcagctgagatTGGCCACACAGGAAGCGGAGGGCAGCGATAAGGACTCTTCCGACCCACTCTCCGAGTTGGACAAGCAGGAGCAATTGCTTCATAATATAGACGCTAAAAATAAGCACATCAAGCGTTTGCTGCGCGAGATTGAGTCCctgcaaaaccaaaacataaCGCAATCCAAGACTATAGTGCTGCATGAACAGGAGCTGCAACAGATAAAAGCCAATCTTCTGCAGCTAAGTCAGGATATAACGAAAGTGGAAAAAGAGCgccagttgctgcagcaacgtgagcagcaacaaagtctTGAAATTGCGCGTCTTGAGGGTAATATTACCTTCCTTGAGGATGAGCGCGATAAACAAGAACAGGAAATGCGTGagtttttgcaaaaatatgaaagccAAGCCTTGAGCTGGAAGCTCCAGCTGGAACAGAAAGATAAAGAGCTGTCGCGACTGTCAAAGCAGCCTGAGCACAAGCAATCGACGGTCTTAAGCTCTTCAAGCAGCGGTCGCAATCTGCAGGATGAAGAGCATACAAAGCTCAGACAT CTCCTCGAGCTGCGGGAAAAGCGCATTGAAGCTTTGGAAGCTCGCCTTAAGACCATGGCTGATGAAATGATAAACTCCACCAAGGTTATGAATCGACTGCGTACCCAGCGCGAGCACACACAAGATCCACAAAAGCCCAGCGCTTGCTGTCAGCTTATTGAAGAGAGACTACGTGTGGCGCAAGAGCGTGCTCAACAGCTTGCCGATCTCTTGGATAGCACAGAGCAAGATAATGTGATTAAGTCGAAGCAAGCGCTGCACGCGTTAAATGCACTCGAATCTTATAAGAGAGGCGAAGATGGCTTGGTGCCTGCGTTGCGTCGCTGTTCAACTTTAGAGCAGAAGCTGGCAGAGCGTGATAAGCAGCTGCGCTGTTACGTGCAAGAGCTGAATGCTATGCATGAGTTGGGACAAGAGAATGAGGTGCTGCGTCGTCGACTCAACATACCTGATGATGCGGTAGTACTCTCAAAGCAGGTGAGAGCCAAGCAACGCAATAAGGAAAAGCAAATTGAGAGACTGACATTGAAACTGAGGACTTCCGAAGAGCTAAGACTGCAGTTGAAATTGGATAAAAGCGAGTTGAG gCGTAATCTACTGGAATTGCAAGGTGCACAGGCTAGTTTGGCCCACAATCAGCTAGAGACATCactgcagcagccaagcgAAGTGGGTGAAGTGCCAGCAAGCGCCCCGATAGAGGATTCACCGCGTCGAGGTCAAGGCGATGGTGCAGCCACCTCGGAGCTACAAACCAAGTACGAGGATTTGCTGGCAGAAAATGAAACGCTTCGAATAGGAATGTATGAGATACTGGAGAAGCTCAGAGAATACGATG CGACTTCGGAGCTTATAAACATAGATTCGGAACTGCTGCGTCGTCTGCTGGAAGTTCTGCCAAATCAACAGGCCACACCACAGCGACTGCATGGTGAGCTTTTGGAGCTGAAGGCACGCGAGCAGGCTCtgcggcagctgttgcaacaaaacGGCAGCGAGTCGGAAACCGGCGAGCTCTCCTCAGTGCATAGCATGCGTGATGTGTCCGATCTGCAAGAGGAAGTCATTGCTGTAGACACGGCTACGCGTCCTACAACACCCACCGTAGAGCAGCCACTGCCCGTTATAGAGGAGACCTCTAGACCAGGCAGTGCCGAGCTGTTGGAACTACAAAGTCTGCGCAAACACTATGAGGAACTGCGTGTGCATATGTCGGCGGATGGCAATGAGTTAATACGTTACAATCAGCAGCTGCACGAGCAGGTTCTTAGCTTGGAGCGTGAGCTGAAAGCGGAGCGCAGTAGCTATGCGCATATGCGCCAGGATTATGATGTGGCCTTGACGCAACTCAAACAACAGGAGCTGCGTTTTATAGAGCAAACAGCCAGTTGGGGTAGAGAGCAGGCGCAGCAGAAGGCGGCGCTGGCCGCACAGTCCACGCAGCTGGAGCAACTGCAAGCAGCACAAGTATTTACCACAGAACAAAccgaggagctgcagcagcggaaTGCGTTGTTAAGTCAGCATTTAGCATCAGCGTTGGCACAGCTGCTGGGCGAGTTGAAGCTGCCAGACCTAAGCGCAGACTATGGCATTATAGATGAGAACTATCAGCTGGATTATGTGCCAGCAGCTGAGTTTGCGCAACAGCGTCTGGAGCTGGCCAACTGGCGCAGTCAACAGGCGGAGCTACAGCGTGAGAACAAACAGTTGGCGCAACTGCTCCAGGTCGCCAATCAGCAAATAAgctcgcagcagcaactgctcaaTGAGCTAACCGACAATCATATTAACTTGCGTCATATGGTGGCTGATCTGCAAAGCGATGGTGATGAtaaactgctgctggccaagatGCAGCGTGATTTAGATCAGGCCAAGTCGGAGTGCCTCCAACTGGAGCAGCGACGCAAGCAGTCGCAACTACAGGTGGATAGCTTGGAGACCCAGTTGCACAAGGCGATCTTAGAGGCAGAGCAGCATACACAGCGGCATCAACAGCAGTGCAGCAATTATGAAACGAAACTTAA CTTTTTGCAGCGCgccctgctgcagctgaaggaGAAATACGCCAAGTTTACGCCGTTAATCTTTCTAAGCAACTTTGCCTACAGCTATCAACGCAACCAGCAGCCCAGTTTAGAATTCGGGAATCGTTCAGAGCTCATAGCGGAGCTTCTGCAATCcgtgcagcaacagcttaatACGCTTGAGCCGCCAGCTGAGCAGTTGGTTAAGCTTATAAAGGCGGAGACGCAGTCAAAATTGCTGGAACACTACTGTGAGCAGCTGGATGGCAAACAGGCGGCATTGTTAAAGGAGCTGCATGAGCTACGCCTGCAACAGGCTACAGATGCCACTCACTGGCAGACCATAGAAGCACTTTTTGGCGAACCTAAGAAACAGCCCAAGACTGTAGCTACGCAACATGTGGAAACCAATACTGAGGCAATAGCAGCGCCAGTGGCTGCTAAGAGGCGCAGCACACAACTTGTTGACAAACAATGCTCACCCATAGGCTCACCCAGCAAACGCAGCGCCAAGTTACAAAGCAGCGCCACACAAACTGAGAAAATCTCGTTGCAGCTTTTGGAGACGGGAGTGCAGACTAATGGGATGAAGCACCATCAGGAAGTACAAACGGAACAGGATGCAAAGTTGGAGCAGCTGAAAGCAAc TTTGCAGGCAGCCAATCTACGCATTGAGCAGTTGCAGTCAACTGCCAGTCAGTCCAGCAGCGAGTCCGACAGTCAGCATAGCGGTGTTGTTGAAAAAACCATTTTATCCTTTCATTCCTTGCTGCTTGAGAAGGATCAGTCCATACAGAAATATCAGGATTTGCTGCAATCAGAGCGGGAACAAAGTCAACAATTGATTAGCAAACAGTTATCGGAGAACGAAAGTCTAAAAGCGACAGTAAACAATcttaactttaatattaagACCAAAGATTCGGAGTTGCTGCACCTGAAGAGGAAGTTGGAGCAACAAACCTTGGCGCCTGCAGTTGTCACAGGCTTGCCAGAGATAACAGATGAACACATTGAAGAGCTGTTTGAGTGCACATCCCAAGAAGAGCCCACGCCCGCGCATTCATTGGAGGATACAGGCGAGCAGGAGAAGCAAGACACGGAAGAACTAAAGGAGCTGCCTACGCTGCACAAACAAATCAAGGAGCTTAAGGACAAGCTGAGCTTCCATGAGCAAAACTTATTAACCAGAGAGGAGGAAATTGAGCTTTTAAAAGAGAA attAAAGTTGTGTCAAGAGCGTGAGGAGCGGGAGAAAAGCATGGAGCAAGCCAATCAGCCAGAGGTAGAGCAGCTACGGGTCTTCCTAGAGGAAAAGGATAAACACATACGGGACTTAATGGACACTTTGAAGAACTTCCAT GACGACCAGCAGCGTTATATTAACGATACTTCCAATTACTCAGCGGATCAGATAGCTAAGCTGGCTGCTGATCTCAATCGCAGTGAGGCCACCACTAAAATTTATCACACACAAATGGAGGCACTGCGTCGTCAGCTAACAAACCTTACACAGCGTGAGAAGCAGGCACGCGAGCTTAGTCAATCACTCAGACAGCAGTTGCTAAAGCGTCCTGTGGTGTCCATCAAAACCGAACTGAACGCACGTGTCAagcatgagcagcaacaaaagcgcatACAACAGCTAGAACTGGAACTGGACGAGTCACGAGCCCAACTGCAACGTCAGCAGACGCTATTGGATGCCAAGCGCACGCGCAGCGCTAACGAGGTGGGTCTCTGGGAGAAGCAAAAGCGCTGGCAACAGCAGGCGGATAAGTTCAAAGCCAAGCTGGATGAGACAGAGCTTGCGCTGGAGAAGACACGCACTTTATTGCAAGCGGCACGCACTACTATTGTCAGGTTAGAGAAGGATAAGCAACTGCTGGAGTCGAAGGTGGGACGTGGCGTTGGTGTGGCCAGCAATAGTGTCAGTCAAGGAAGCTTGAAATGTTGCCGCGCGCCTTCATGTcccaacttgcaacatgtggGCGGCAGTAAGTTTACACCCTCACCTTCTGAAAGCCCAGAGACGTATACGGGTGCCAGCAGTGAGTGCAGCTCGCCGGCACATCGTCAGTCACAGCCATCAAACTACTATGAGCAAGGTCAAACTGAGCTGCTTGAAGCGCTGAAGGCACGCATTGAACTACAGCAGCGCAAGATTATGGCTATGGAACTTGAGGGACGTGGAAGCAATGCGTTAACCACCGAGCTAGAAAAGCTGCAGGAGCGTTTGCAGTCGTTAGAGGCACAGAATATCCGATTGGAGGCACGTAATTTGCAACTGCAGTTGGATACAGATTTGCTGCGTCAAGGCGACAGCAGTGAACGTCTGCAAAAACGTATTAAGCATCTTGAGGA CTACATACTAGCACTTAAAGAGGAAATGGCGCGCAACGACTCTAGACGGGAGCTGTGCAAGTGCAGCGGATTAAAGCTCAACACACAGCAGGGCCAATCGGCGGAGCATACCATACTATCGCTGCGTAATCTCGTCGAAAAGTTGCGCACGGAGAACAAGTTTCTTAAAGATGGCAGGCGTTCAACGGATTCACGCAGCTCCACAGATTCGGCGCCGCCGATAACAGAGCTTTCGCGTTTGCAACTatcaaagcagcgcagctcagGCAGCAAG GACGATGagcttaaatacataaaagatCAGCTTGTGAAGAAAACGCAATTATTACAAAAGGCCAAGGTTTTGTTGACGcgcgcagcagccaaagagaAAGTTTTGCGAGAGCAGATCGCGGTCTGGAAACGCAAGTGCTCGGAGCTGCAAAATGTGCCCGTGATTGATGAAATTAGCGAGTAG
- the LOC108598370 gene encoding enoyl-CoA delta isomerase 2, mitochondrial, giving the protein MLYSGYEQLLVEKQQKVLIIKFNNARKKNCLNQPAYKEITRALESVNEDAEVTVVVFIGEGEYFSAGNDLSQRDNVTDIDAYLIEANRVLKALIYSFINCQKLIIALVNGPAIGIGCTLVALSDVAWCSEQAYFLTPFSSLGLVPEACSSYLFPIILGKSKANEMLVLNEKLTAQEAYQFSFVSRIFKSSELHSVVWAKIHQYSELPPNSLKECKRLIQLPLKEQLNRACEVECETLLKRFYDEEFMQAIVNFAMRKSKL; this is encoded by the exons atgttatattCAGGTTACGAGCAGCTGTTAGTTGAGAAACAGCAAAAGGTGCTTATTATAAAGTTTAATAATGCCAGAAAGAAGAATTGTTTAAATCAACCAGCTTACAAAGAAATAACTCGAGCTTTAGAGTCAGTCAACGAGGATGCAGAAGTAACAGTGGTTGTGTTTATCGGCGAAGGTGAATATTTCAGCGCTGGTAATGATTTGTCCCAACGTGATAATGTAACTGACATTGATGCCTACCTCATCGAGGCCAACAGAGTACTCAAGGCTTTGatatatagttttattaaCTGCCAAAAGCTTATAATTGCATTGGTTAATGGACCGGCTATCGGCATTGGTTGCACTTTGGTCGCACTCAGCGATGTTGCCTGGTGCTCGGAGCAG GCTTATTTCCTAACGCCCTTCAGCTCCTTGGGTTTGGTACCTGAGGCTTGTTCCAGCTACTTGTTTCCAATCATTTTGGGCAAGTCAAAGGCCAACGAAATGCTTGTACTAAATGAAAAACTTACTGCTCAGGAGGCTTATCAGTTCAGTTTTGTATCGCGCATCTTTAAGTCAAGCGAACTCCATTCTGTTGTCTGGGCTAAGATACATCAGTATTCTGAGCTGCCACCAAATTCACTGAAGGAGTGCAAACGCCTTATCCAATTGCCTCTAAAAGAGCAACTTAATCGTGCCTGCGAGGTGGAGTGCGAAACGCTGCTGAAGCGATTTTACGATGAGGAATTCATGCAAGCGATTGTTAACTTTGCAATGCGCAAATCAAAGTTATAA